DNA sequence from the Suricata suricatta isolate VVHF042 chromosome 5, meerkat_22Aug2017_6uvM2_HiC, whole genome shotgun sequence genome:
ACCTCCGGGAGTAGAGGTTCTGAGTCAGTCAGACctgcatcccataggtttttattttctttgcagttaTGACACAGACATACTCTTGTTTGTACctatttgtgtttttagaaagtgATGATTCACTTAATTACCAAGTTTGAGCACCTTAAATCCTAACGTACCAGAGAGCACAAATGATGATTGAAACAAGGCACCTGTTTCAatgaggggcccctgagtggctccgttACTTGTGTCTTCACTCAATTTCAGTGCAGaacatgatctcaaggctcataagagagagcccaatgtcaggcttcaTGGTAACCTTGGGAGGactcttgggattttctctctctctcttttttccctttcctgcgtgagcaatctttctttctcaaaataaataaacagtttttaaaaggctttcaaGGTGccaggtgacttagttggttaagatggttaagtatctgacccaaGCACCGCGCTCATTAAAACTGGtttttaggggcacgtgggtgactcagtcggttaaggctctggcttcagctcaggtcagatctcaagtttgtgggttcaatccgcacgttaggctctgtgctgacagtagcttggagcctggagcctgcttttggttctgtgtctccttctctctcttcccctccccctctcatgctctgtctctctctgaatcaaaaataaataaaacattaaaaaaaaaacaaaaaaaaatgtttttagtcaccctgattattttctattctatcactTCTAGTCTTATATAACTACTTGCAAACGGTATGGATATGTGCATGGAAAGTATAAAGATAGGTCGGTTTTGTGTGCACACCTTCTGACCATCATTCTCAGGTTTGACGCCGGTATGAACATTGGTTTTGGGTCCGTTGGGTGTATTAACCTGTGTGTCCTTTTAGAGGAACTGACTGTAAGTCATTttacctgagttaaaatctgatCTGTACCGTGTACCAGAAGCTTGACAAAAGATTcatgaaaaatagaagaatcatgtgttctcttagattattataatttgttttccatgaatTTATGAGATGCTCTCTACTaaccaggaaatgcttttaaacctTGTTGCCTTTCTTGCTAGTCTAGTAGAACTTGTAATTGTTATGATCCCATTCAGTTTCAAGTCCTCCAAGAGTTCTTGtcattgaattcttcctctttgttattgaaatatgtatcccTTCACTCAAAGACTCTtgccttgttagaaatgtggTCATCGAACTTTCCCAGAACTCCtgaacagaatctgcatttaataAGATCTCCATTGCACTGCTGTAAATTCTGATTCATGTTAGAATATTAAGTATATTAGTAACTCATCaaaactttccattaagaaagagacaccacatgacccactcagttgagcttccaagttcaactcaggacataatctctcagtttatgagtttgagccctatgttgggctctgtgtgacagctcagagcctccagcccgctttggattctgtgtctttctttctctctgctccttccctgctcatagtctgtctctctctctctctccttcaaaagtgaaTAGACAATCGcaaaaatagtttaatacaatagacacatgtactgttttcaaaactaaacagtcacaaatttttttacaaagagaCATCACTGGTGCCATTGATGTAAAGGAAGAATGCAGGAGTGTGTATgcctagggggtgcctggctggctcagtcagttaaggttctgcctttggctcaggtcatgatctcatgttatgtgggttcaaggcccgtgtcgggctctgtgctgacagctcagagcctggagcctgcttcagagtctttctcttcctctctctctgaccctcccctgcttgtgctttcgctctcttcctataaaaaaaaataaagtctgtatgCCTAtgttgatgcctttattttacaaattctcttgaataaaccaatatttatattagtttatACCTCAAAGTTAAAGAACATATTAGATCATAATACTGTGTCCCCAATTGTCTTACTacagaaagtaagaaattcatCTAAGCCAAACCCAGTACTCCTAATATAACTGAACGAACAGGAGATTAGTCCttgatgaatattaaaaattctagCAGGCAGGGAtgtcagacaaaggaaaatttatttgcaagaaataaggagatcacaCGGTAAAACTTCAAAACTAGAGGctcacagaggaagggaggggaatggtttccttattttttatttattacctttatttgagagacagaaagggcggaggaggggcagagagagaggcacagagagaatctcaggaggTCCCTGCACTATCAACACCAATGAAggttcaaactcagaaactgtgagatcatgacctgagctgaaaccaagaggcagaagactgagccactgaggcgccccagaATGGTTTCCATGTATTTACAGTTAGGGTGGATATTTACAAAGAGGAAGCTGGGGATACAATTGCACTTGAACCTTAAGAACACAGTTGTATACATTTTCTGTCTGTTACATAGTAAATGGCAGTTGTGCTCCTCCTTGGGGCGTGATCTAAACTTAAAATGAGGTCGAGGGGCgatcctgggtgactcagtccctgaagcttccatctcttgatttaggctcaagtgaggacctcacagtcttgagatcaagccacaagtcaagctccttcctgagcatggagcctgagcgTGGAGCTCGGTtggaattcttctctctgcaccacccataCTAGTGtctctctttcaggaaataaatatttttgaaaaataactgtGTTCACTCCATGCTTTACTCTGATGTTCATCTGCATAGATGTGACTCAGGGGCTAAGCCCAAATTGAGCCACTTCAGCTCTTCCCCAAGGCAGTCATTACCTTATGTATTTCCCCCACAGCACACTGAGCTCATGGGTGTGTTTCCTGCAGTAAAAGGGAGGTGTAAATAAGAGGCTAAGTAAAATGAGGGACTAAGGCCTGTGAGCACATGCAGGTAAGCAGTGCGGATTGGGTCACGGGGTCCAGTTGGTGACATGATCTCCCTCCTGCATCTTAGGTACCATTATGACCTCCTGCTGTGTCCACTTGGTAACTGGGGTGTTTGTTGCAGGGgctgctgaccttcagggatgtggctgtcgaattctctcaggaggagtggggatgcctaAACCACAGTCAGTGGGAACTGTACAGACATGTAATGTTAGAGACCTATGGACACCACGTCTTCTTGGGTGAGGCTAACTCCCTCTAGATTTCAGAAGCCCCACTCAAGGATGTTGTTCCTTCCTGTGGAGACTGTCTCTTAGAAGCTTTCTCTTGCATGCCTGGGATTCAAATCCCTACcgtaaagaaagaaggaggggttgGCAGATGTACAGAAAAGTCTTCATGATATTTCCTTTCAGGTGAGATTTCCCTTCCATAGAGTCACATCATCATTTCATAGATGGATGGCATTTCTAAGTAGTGAGTGgcataaaatgatatttctgTCTTCAGTATGAATTTCTACTCATGATGGGAGTGGAAAGACTCAGAAGTGGAGATCAGGATGTGAGACTTGGAAATCTATCCTGTGTGTTCCAAAGGGGCTGTTGGGCAACAGCATTTGGACATCATTTTCCAGAATTCTagaatgtcctcttttctctactgAGTCCAATACTGGGTTGAAAGGTAGAATCTCCACCATTACGCTATCTTTTGTTCTAACAAACAAGTCTTGttgtgtcaaagccagacctCGTCATCTTCTTGGAACAAAAGAGGGTGCTgtgggatgtgaagagaaaggagacagtagcctcatacccaggtaagagggaatgaatgaggcagatgaCAGAGCTGAGGTCCAAATGTGAAGGGTGAATAAAGACCATACAATGTGATTTGAGCAGCCATTCTGGAATGGAAATCAGTTTGTAAAACCTAGTTTTATGTCAATTCGTTTCACAGAGGCACATCTGCTTTCCAATACATCACACCCTCACAAATCTCTAaggattctccttcagttccacttAAAGGTCCTTCACATCTGCAGTGATGGCCTCCATAATCTCCTTGGCTCTCCATTGCTTTGAGagcttggggttttctctgtgtttctgaggaagtctatattcattcatttctgagtgtttgccTTGAGTGAGAAGTGCGTCAGGGTAGCAGTAGGCATAGTGGGAtttggtgcagaaatcccaggaacaCTGGGATCAGAGACCATCTAATTTCTGCTTAATGCTTTCCAATATATGGAGGCTTTAATCCTAATCATACAAAATTAAGACCCACCAGTTTCGTCAGTTGATCAAGCACTTCCCTAGAATGAGAAAATCTAACCCTTTCTTTCACTTCAAAAGTTCCATTTTTGGGGCGCATGTGTGGATCAGTTgctgaaggatctgacttcagctgaagtcatgatctcacagtcagtgagtctgagtcccacacaGGCCTCAGTGATGAGCACACAGCAaccttggaatcctgtctccctctctctctgttcctcccctacttggtctctctctctcaaaattaattaaagtaaacttacaaaaagtaagaaagatcACTTTTGATGgtattaactaaaatacaaaatttccactCTAAATGTTCCATTCCTCAATCGTGAGATAACTtaaatctcttcttattttcttagaatttctacCAAATTAATGTCACAAAGAAgatagaacatttagaattcaaaacttgcagcctataataaaatctctattcattttttcttaatcattgaatcattttataattttgtcatgtgTAATAGGAAGTTCCTGTGACTTTGTCATATATGTTTTCACATTCTGAGTAGCTGTATATGAGATTACATACGATTCATtgtatcaaaaacttttaaatatcattcgtaatgtttatttttgaaagatagagcaggCATTGAGGGCTGAAATGAGGGACAcaccaaatttgaagcaggctcctggctctgagctgtcagcacacagtcctcCCCCCAAGGCTCCAACTCCTAGACTCTGAGATTGCGGCCTGAGCCCAAGGCTgacgcttcacctactgagccacctacccaCCTCTCTAGCTCTAAGACTAAAATCTCAGCGTGTAACCATGAAAGAGggcctattttgatttattagctGGTTTTCATGCAGAGGAAAATTCCAAcgtatatttattaatatcaacCCCAGAAATCTCTAATGAAAGCCCCTATGTATTTagcacttaaaagacattattacacagaatttcagggtataactcaattttcagaatcaagcaagcaaaaacgatcatttttttaaggtttgctttttctcatttactttgagagatggagagactggaataggggcagagagacatgagacaattccaagtaggcttcacactgtcagtgcagacggggatgtgggctggaactcacaaatgatgagatgacgacctgagctgaatccgAGAGTCAGACGCGCAACCctcgctgagccacccacgctccccaaagcctttcatttctaatCATACAAACAACATCAATGTTGTGAAATATGCCAAcaataacattattaaaaaatatgggaaatattttaacatacaaTCTGAGTGATGTAGACAAACTCATGATTTGGGgcttctgggaggctcagtcactcAAAAGTCAGACtttaccttaggtcatgatctcaacgtttgtgggttcagtccccccatcaggttctgtgaagACAGTagagagagtggagcctgcctcagattctgtgtttctctctctttctgccccttcctctctcacactctctctccatgtctcaaaaaaataaataaacattacaaaagatcagtattttaaggaaaaaaaaaagtagtgattcctttttcctgaagatgactttttctgatttcagttttgtgtttgACAAATTCTAACTCTCAGCATCAGACAGTAGCAAGTGGAatgcctttactttcatttttacttttcagctgtatttccaaatgaaactgacagcctCCTTTCAGAGACGTTTATAGGAACTTCTATCCAAAGAGTGTCAGTGGATGGATATAAAGGTAGTGTCCTTGAGGATGGACACTTAATGAGGGACCGGAAAaaggatggggacagtgaggggcctCAAGCACACCTGGGGACTCCTATTCCAGACTAGGATGGTGAATGGCATCCATGTGGGGAGGTCTCTGATCAAAGCGCCAACCTCATTACACGTAAGAGTATACATTTAGGAGAGAATCACACTAAATATGACGCATGTGGGGAAATACTTAACCAGTCCTCCAGTGCTGGTGATCAGAAGAAGTTTCATGTGAGAAAAAGCCAATACACACACAATGAACCTGGGAACATACTTAGTCAGTCATCAAGACCACATATCAATAAGACAATCCATGCCAGACAGAAAGGTTACATTTGTAAGGAATGTGGCAAAGCATTCAACAGGCACTCAGCACTAATTCAGCATCAGCGAGTGCACACTGGAGAAAAACCTTACAAATATGAAGAAGGTGGTAAAACCTTTAATGATGCCTCATCAGTAAATGTACATAGATTAAcccatacaggagagaaaccttacacacataaaaaatgtgggaTGGCCTTTCCCCAACACTCACCTCTTACCAAACAtctccgaatccatactggagagaaaccttaacAAAGCGAAGAATGTGGCACGGACTTTACTCACCAGTCAGGCCTTAACAATCACCAcaaaattcatactggagagaagccttaccaatgtatCAAATATGGCAAGACCTTTACTCACCAGTCAGACCTTACCAAACATCAAAGAATCCAtaactggagagaagccttaccaatgtaaggaatgtggctAGTTCTTTACTCACCACTCAAACCTTACCacacatcacagaatccatactggagagaagccttacaaATGTAAGGAATGCGGCAAGTCTTTTACTCACCACTCCAGCCTTACCAAACATCACCAAATCCATACTAGAGAGAAACCCTaccaatgtaatgaatgtggaaagACCTTTACCAAGCAGACA
Encoded proteins:
- the LOC115291469 gene encoding putative protein ZNF720; this encodes MLETYGHLVFLGLVVSKPDLVIFLEQKRVLWDVKRKETVASYPAVFPNETDSLLSETFIGTSIQRVSVDGYKASQNSSWSNSSKFEEYEKSFVDCSPLASHWKLDTGE